The Megalops cyprinoides isolate fMegCyp1 chromosome 22, fMegCyp1.pri, whole genome shotgun sequence genome contains a region encoding:
- the uba6 gene encoding ubiquitin-like modifier-activating enzyme 6 isoform X1: protein MLPSVLKKLCGIVIWTPPFPPKMAADPMEIDDSLYSRQRYVLGDSAMHQMAQSSVFLSGLGGLGIEIAKNIVLAGVKAVTIHDTKQCEMWDLGTNFFIREEDVLNQRKRVEAVHPRVAELNPYVQVNTSSSALDENTDLSFLKNYQCVILTEARLKLQKKVNDYCHSQQPPIKFIGCDVFGICARVFCDFGDTFEVSDPTGEEPKEVFVQNITQDNPGVVTCMDNRTHGLQTGQSILFREVHGMTELNGTLRQVTVLSPYSFSIGDTSRLQPYAHGGIFLQIKTPKTYSFERLEEQLLEPQVLTPDFSKPEAPLQVHAALLALDSFQEQHHRLPSVGCLQDAEVLVKLTEEVNESLKNRAPVNQELVRCVSRTARGSLAPLAAAVGGIASQEVLKALTGKFAPLQQWFYLDAIEVVRPLQSLAAEEFVPKGDRYDALRACIGETMCQKLHQLRVFMVGCGAIGCEMLKNFALLGVGLSNYSGEICITDPDLIEKSNLNRQFLFRPHHIQKPKSTTAAAATLEINPQLQIDAHLNKVCPATEAIYSDHFYSGLHLVVTALDNVEARRYVDSRSVSNQKPLLDSGTMGTKGHTETIVPNLTESYNSHRDPPDEEIPFCTLKSFPAVIEHTIQWARDKFESAFSHKPSIYNIFWQTYSSAEEVLQRMKSRESLEGSFQVIKLLSRRPTQWEHCVTLARLKFDKYFKRKALQLLHSFPLDTRLKDGSLFWQSPKRPPSPIEFDLKDPLHFIFIVSAARLFAAIYNIPYSEKDLSQEVVSQIISDISIPEYIPAEKRIETDETAKKPDHTKLTVSSEEEREAISQLEEAIASQSVTPDRLRMSPVLFEKDDDTNGHMDFVASASSLRARMYGIKAADRLKTKRIAGKIIPAIATATAAVAGLVAVEAIKVVGGYDFEAFKNCFFNLAIPVVVLTETAKVKRTQIRENISFSIWDRWTIHGHEDFTLSDFMNAVREKYGIEPTMVVHGVKMLYVPVMPGHSKRLKLTMQKLIKPSSDRRYVDLTVSFAAEADGDEDLPGPPVRYYFSQEGAAERA, encoded by the exons ATGTTACCCTCTGTTTTAAAGAAGCTTTGTGGAATAGTGATTTGgactccccccttcccccccaaaaTGGCAGCGGACCCAATGGAGATTGACGACTCCCTGTACAG CCGTCAGCGCTATGTATTGGGTGACAGTGCCATGCACCAGATGGCCCAGTCTTCCGTCTTTCTCAGCGGACTGGGAGGTCTGGGAATTGAGATTG cAAAGAATATAGTGCTTGCAGGAGTAAAG GCAGTGACAATCCATGACACAAAACAGTGTGAGATGTGGGATCTAGGAACCAATTTCTTCATTCGTGAGGAGGATGTCCTGAACCAAAGGAAAAG AGTGGAGGCAGTGCACCCGCGGGTCGCCGAGCTGAACCCCTACGTCCAGGTCAACACGTCCAGCTCCGCCCTGGACGAGAACACTGACCTCAGCTTCCTGAAGAATTATCAG tgtgtcatTCTTACCGAAGCCAGGCTTAAGCTGCAGAAGAAGGTGAATGATTACTGCCACTCACAGCAGCCTCCCATTAAA TTCATCGGCTGTGATGTGTTCGGTATCTGCGCTCGGGTGTTCTGTGATTTTGGGGACACTTTCGAGGTGTCTGACCCGACTGGAGAAGAGCCTAAGGAGGTGTTTGTGCAGAACATCACTCAG GACAACCCGGGGGTGGTGACATGCATGGACAACCGTACCCACGGGCTACAGACGGGTCAGAGCATCCTGTTCCGGGAGGTCCATGGCATGACTGAGCTCAACGGAACACTTCGGCAGGTTACAG tgttgtcCCCCTACAGCTTTTCCATAGGGGACACATCCAGGCTGCAGCCCTATGCCCACGGGGGGATCTTCCTCCAGATAAAGACTCCCAAAACCTATAGCTTT gaaaggctggaggagcagctgttGGAACCACAAGTTCTCACCCCTGATTTCAGCAAACCAGAG GCTCCACTGCAGGTTCACGCTGCTCTGCTCGCCCTTGACTCCTTTCAGGAGCAGCATCACAGGCTGCCCAGTGTTGG GTGTCTGCAGGACGCGGAGGTTTTGGTGAAGCTGACCGAGGAGGTGAACGAGAGCCTGAAGAACAGG GCGCCTGTGAACCAGGAGCTGGTGCGCTGCGTGTCCCGCACGGCTCGGGGGTCGCTGGCACCCCTCGCGGCTGCTGTCGGGGGCATCGCCAGTCAGGAGGTGCTGAAGGCTCTGACGGGGAAGTTCGCCCCCCTGCAACAGTGG tTCTACCTGGATGCCATCGAGGTGGTCAGGCCTCTGCAGTCTCTCGCTGCGGAAGAGTTTGTCCCAAA GGGGGATCGGTACGACGCCCTGCGGGCTTGCATTGGGGAGACCATGTGCCAGAAATTGCACCAGCTCAGGGTGTTCATG GTGGGCTGCGGTGCCATTGGCTGCGAGATGCTCAAAAACTTTGCCCTGCTGGGAGTGGGTCTGTCAAACTACTCTGGAGAG ATATGTATCACAGATCCGGATTTGATTGAGAAGTCCAACCTGAACCGGCAGTTCCTCTTCAGACCGCATCACATACAG AAGCCCAAGAGCACTACAGCGGCAGCAGCCACCCTGGAGATCAACCCTCAGCTGCAGATTGACGCGCACCTGAACAAGGTGTGTCCCGCCACGGAGGCCATCTACAGCGATCATTTCTACTCCGGGCTCCACCTGGTGGTCACGGCGCTCGACAACGTGGAGGCCAGGAGATACGTGGACAG CCGCAGTGTGTCGAACCAGAAGCCTCTTTTGGACTCGGGGACGATGGGGACGAAGGGACACACGGAGACCATCGTGCCAAACCTGACAGAGTCCTACAACAGCCAT AGAGACCCTCCAGATGAGGAGATACCTTTCTGCACTTTGAAGTCTTTTCCTGCTGTCATCGAACACACGATACAGTGGGCGAGAGACAAG TTTGAGAGTGCCTTCTCTCACAAGCCCTCCATCTACAACATCTTCTGGCAGACCTACTCCTCCGCtgaggaggtgctgcag agGATGAAGTCGAGGGAGAGCCTGGAGGGGTCATTCCAGGTCATCAAGCTGCTGAGCAGAAGGCCCACCCAGTGGGAGCACTGCGTCACCCTGGCGCGCCTCAAATTCGACAAGTACTTCAAGAGAAAG GCCTTGCAGTTGCTGCACTCTTTTCCGCTGGACACTAGACTGAAGGATGGCA GTTTGTTTTGGCAGTCTCCAAAACGACCCCCGTCCCCAATAGAGTTCGACTTGAAGGACCCATT GCACTTCATCTTCATTGTCAGCGCTGCCAGACTCTTTGCTGCCATTTACAACATCCCATACTCAGAGAAG GACCTGTCACAGGAGGTGGTGTCCCAAATAATTTCAGACATAAGTATCCCAGAATACATCCCTGCAGAGAAG CGTATTGAGACCGATGAGACGGCCAAGAAACCAGACCACACGAAGCTGACGGTGAGCAgcgaggaggagagagaggccatcAGTCAGCTGGAGGAGGCCATCGCCTCTCAGTCTGTCACCCCAG ACCGCTTGCGCATGTCCCCGGTCCTGTTCGAGAAGGACGACGACACCAACGGCCACATGGACTTCGTGGCGTCGGCGTCCTCGCTGCGGGCCCGCATGTACGGCATCAAGGCAGCCGACCGGCTCAAGACCAAGCGCATCGCGGGCAAGATCATCCCCGCCATCGCCACGGCGACCGCCGCCGTGGCCGGACTG GTGGCAGTAGAGGCTATCAAAGTGGTGGGAGGCTATGACTTTGAGGCCTTCAAGAACTGCTTCTTCAACCTGGCCATTCCAGTCGTGGTGCTCACAGAAACCGCCAAAGTCAAGAGGACTCAAATCAG AGAAAACATCTCCTTCTCCATCTGGGACCGCTGGACCATCCACGGTCATGAGGACTTCACCCTGTCTGACTTCATGAACGCTGTGCGG GAGAAGTATGGCATTGAGCCCACCATGGTGGTCCACGGGGTGAAGATGCTATATGTGCCAGTGATGCCTGGACACAGCAAGAGGCTCAAACTGAC AATGCAGAAACTGATCAAGCCCTCGTCAGACAGGAGGTACGTGGACCTGACCGTGTCTTTCGCTGCCGAGGCAGACGGGGACGAGGACCTGCCCGGTCCCCCGGTGAGATACTACTTCAGCCAGGAGGGGGCGGCAGAGAGGGCCTGA
- the uba6 gene encoding ubiquitin-like modifier-activating enzyme 6 isoform X2, protein MAADPMEIDDSLYSRQRYVLGDSAMHQMAQSSVFLSGLGGLGIEIAKNIVLAGVKAVTIHDTKQCEMWDLGTNFFIREEDVLNQRKRVEAVHPRVAELNPYVQVNTSSSALDENTDLSFLKNYQCVILTEARLKLQKKVNDYCHSQQPPIKFIGCDVFGICARVFCDFGDTFEVSDPTGEEPKEVFVQNITQDNPGVVTCMDNRTHGLQTGQSILFREVHGMTELNGTLRQVTVLSPYSFSIGDTSRLQPYAHGGIFLQIKTPKTYSFERLEEQLLEPQVLTPDFSKPEAPLQVHAALLALDSFQEQHHRLPSVGCLQDAEVLVKLTEEVNESLKNRAPVNQELVRCVSRTARGSLAPLAAAVGGIASQEVLKALTGKFAPLQQWFYLDAIEVVRPLQSLAAEEFVPKGDRYDALRACIGETMCQKLHQLRVFMVGCGAIGCEMLKNFALLGVGLSNYSGEICITDPDLIEKSNLNRQFLFRPHHIQKPKSTTAAAATLEINPQLQIDAHLNKVCPATEAIYSDHFYSGLHLVVTALDNVEARRYVDSRSVSNQKPLLDSGTMGTKGHTETIVPNLTESYNSHRDPPDEEIPFCTLKSFPAVIEHTIQWARDKFESAFSHKPSIYNIFWQTYSSAEEVLQRMKSRESLEGSFQVIKLLSRRPTQWEHCVTLARLKFDKYFKRKALQLLHSFPLDTRLKDGSLFWQSPKRPPSPIEFDLKDPLHFIFIVSAARLFAAIYNIPYSEKDLSQEVVSQIISDISIPEYIPAEKRIETDETAKKPDHTKLTVSSEEEREAISQLEEAIASQSVTPDRLRMSPVLFEKDDDTNGHMDFVASASSLRARMYGIKAADRLKTKRIAGKIIPAIATATAAVAGLVAVEAIKVVGGYDFEAFKNCFFNLAIPVVVLTETAKVKRTQIRENISFSIWDRWTIHGHEDFTLSDFMNAVREKYGIEPTMVVHGVKMLYVPVMPGHSKRLKLTMQKLIKPSSDRRYVDLTVSFAAEADGDEDLPGPPVRYYFSQEGAAERA, encoded by the exons aTGGCAGCGGACCCAATGGAGATTGACGACTCCCTGTACAG CCGTCAGCGCTATGTATTGGGTGACAGTGCCATGCACCAGATGGCCCAGTCTTCCGTCTTTCTCAGCGGACTGGGAGGTCTGGGAATTGAGATTG cAAAGAATATAGTGCTTGCAGGAGTAAAG GCAGTGACAATCCATGACACAAAACAGTGTGAGATGTGGGATCTAGGAACCAATTTCTTCATTCGTGAGGAGGATGTCCTGAACCAAAGGAAAAG AGTGGAGGCAGTGCACCCGCGGGTCGCCGAGCTGAACCCCTACGTCCAGGTCAACACGTCCAGCTCCGCCCTGGACGAGAACACTGACCTCAGCTTCCTGAAGAATTATCAG tgtgtcatTCTTACCGAAGCCAGGCTTAAGCTGCAGAAGAAGGTGAATGATTACTGCCACTCACAGCAGCCTCCCATTAAA TTCATCGGCTGTGATGTGTTCGGTATCTGCGCTCGGGTGTTCTGTGATTTTGGGGACACTTTCGAGGTGTCTGACCCGACTGGAGAAGAGCCTAAGGAGGTGTTTGTGCAGAACATCACTCAG GACAACCCGGGGGTGGTGACATGCATGGACAACCGTACCCACGGGCTACAGACGGGTCAGAGCATCCTGTTCCGGGAGGTCCATGGCATGACTGAGCTCAACGGAACACTTCGGCAGGTTACAG tgttgtcCCCCTACAGCTTTTCCATAGGGGACACATCCAGGCTGCAGCCCTATGCCCACGGGGGGATCTTCCTCCAGATAAAGACTCCCAAAACCTATAGCTTT gaaaggctggaggagcagctgttGGAACCACAAGTTCTCACCCCTGATTTCAGCAAACCAGAG GCTCCACTGCAGGTTCACGCTGCTCTGCTCGCCCTTGACTCCTTTCAGGAGCAGCATCACAGGCTGCCCAGTGTTGG GTGTCTGCAGGACGCGGAGGTTTTGGTGAAGCTGACCGAGGAGGTGAACGAGAGCCTGAAGAACAGG GCGCCTGTGAACCAGGAGCTGGTGCGCTGCGTGTCCCGCACGGCTCGGGGGTCGCTGGCACCCCTCGCGGCTGCTGTCGGGGGCATCGCCAGTCAGGAGGTGCTGAAGGCTCTGACGGGGAAGTTCGCCCCCCTGCAACAGTGG tTCTACCTGGATGCCATCGAGGTGGTCAGGCCTCTGCAGTCTCTCGCTGCGGAAGAGTTTGTCCCAAA GGGGGATCGGTACGACGCCCTGCGGGCTTGCATTGGGGAGACCATGTGCCAGAAATTGCACCAGCTCAGGGTGTTCATG GTGGGCTGCGGTGCCATTGGCTGCGAGATGCTCAAAAACTTTGCCCTGCTGGGAGTGGGTCTGTCAAACTACTCTGGAGAG ATATGTATCACAGATCCGGATTTGATTGAGAAGTCCAACCTGAACCGGCAGTTCCTCTTCAGACCGCATCACATACAG AAGCCCAAGAGCACTACAGCGGCAGCAGCCACCCTGGAGATCAACCCTCAGCTGCAGATTGACGCGCACCTGAACAAGGTGTGTCCCGCCACGGAGGCCATCTACAGCGATCATTTCTACTCCGGGCTCCACCTGGTGGTCACGGCGCTCGACAACGTGGAGGCCAGGAGATACGTGGACAG CCGCAGTGTGTCGAACCAGAAGCCTCTTTTGGACTCGGGGACGATGGGGACGAAGGGACACACGGAGACCATCGTGCCAAACCTGACAGAGTCCTACAACAGCCAT AGAGACCCTCCAGATGAGGAGATACCTTTCTGCACTTTGAAGTCTTTTCCTGCTGTCATCGAACACACGATACAGTGGGCGAGAGACAAG TTTGAGAGTGCCTTCTCTCACAAGCCCTCCATCTACAACATCTTCTGGCAGACCTACTCCTCCGCtgaggaggtgctgcag agGATGAAGTCGAGGGAGAGCCTGGAGGGGTCATTCCAGGTCATCAAGCTGCTGAGCAGAAGGCCCACCCAGTGGGAGCACTGCGTCACCCTGGCGCGCCTCAAATTCGACAAGTACTTCAAGAGAAAG GCCTTGCAGTTGCTGCACTCTTTTCCGCTGGACACTAGACTGAAGGATGGCA GTTTGTTTTGGCAGTCTCCAAAACGACCCCCGTCCCCAATAGAGTTCGACTTGAAGGACCCATT GCACTTCATCTTCATTGTCAGCGCTGCCAGACTCTTTGCTGCCATTTACAACATCCCATACTCAGAGAAG GACCTGTCACAGGAGGTGGTGTCCCAAATAATTTCAGACATAAGTATCCCAGAATACATCCCTGCAGAGAAG CGTATTGAGACCGATGAGACGGCCAAGAAACCAGACCACACGAAGCTGACGGTGAGCAgcgaggaggagagagaggccatcAGTCAGCTGGAGGAGGCCATCGCCTCTCAGTCTGTCACCCCAG ACCGCTTGCGCATGTCCCCGGTCCTGTTCGAGAAGGACGACGACACCAACGGCCACATGGACTTCGTGGCGTCGGCGTCCTCGCTGCGGGCCCGCATGTACGGCATCAAGGCAGCCGACCGGCTCAAGACCAAGCGCATCGCGGGCAAGATCATCCCCGCCATCGCCACGGCGACCGCCGCCGTGGCCGGACTG GTGGCAGTAGAGGCTATCAAAGTGGTGGGAGGCTATGACTTTGAGGCCTTCAAGAACTGCTTCTTCAACCTGGCCATTCCAGTCGTGGTGCTCACAGAAACCGCCAAAGTCAAGAGGACTCAAATCAG AGAAAACATCTCCTTCTCCATCTGGGACCGCTGGACCATCCACGGTCATGAGGACTTCACCCTGTCTGACTTCATGAACGCTGTGCGG GAGAAGTATGGCATTGAGCCCACCATGGTGGTCCACGGGGTGAAGATGCTATATGTGCCAGTGATGCCTGGACACAGCAAGAGGCTCAAACTGAC AATGCAGAAACTGATCAAGCCCTCGTCAGACAGGAGGTACGTGGACCTGACCGTGTCTTTCGCTGCCGAGGCAGACGGGGACGAGGACCTGCCCGGTCCCCCGGTGAGATACTACTTCAGCCAGGAGGGGGCGGCAGAGAGGGCCTGA